Proteins from a genomic interval of Phlebotomus papatasi isolate M1 chromosome 3, Ppap_2.1, whole genome shotgun sequence:
- the LOC129805698 gene encoding cGMP-dependent protein kinase 1 isoform X2, whose protein sequence is MPCFFRFNSSKGYDLPQVNSQQNGKRDRPIERIKSFQPPQNAISTLEQPQSSTSRDDHNRHNLTTIMVNGMKSEPDVATPKSPEDDKPPMPPLAVSPQISAKTKYPGKKSAASTKKPAPMPSRGNELKVPETTGTSLNVDERKVNYVTESEKNTVETKSETSGGRDIRTNDQEAMRKTPESTLSQSVTSEIPMNGDRSSSSTYTETPSVGRKHSIKSNDGMKPKARKRSGVDGGKLELKDVQIETYPKDKKTLDTLKDAVMANDFLKNIMDAERLDLIVNCMMPGSSKAATFIITEGDIGFYLYISDEGSYEVLRDGKWVSSFGPGVVFGELAILYKAKRLASIRATSDVQYWMLDRQVFQKIMIETGRKEQDDNMRFLSSVSIFRDISKPILYKISDLLRREFYKTGSYIIKQGERGDKFYIIRGGTVTVKKKDNEGRSVTVGVLKRGDYFGEKALLTEERRLASIIANDPGTECLALDKASFLSFIGPVESLKQSSQATEAIIPPTTVVKSEFSHVALDELELVGTLGVGGFGRVELVQYRNRETFALKYLKKIDMVQQQQQEHVYNEKNIMAQCNCEFIIKLYATFKDNKYLYFLMEPCLGGDLWGLLQKHRRFDEKISRFFTACVVAAFEYLHTRNIVYRDLKPENLMLDAKGYVKLIDFGFAKIIGHAQKTWTFAGTPEYVAPEIILNKGHDRAVDYWALGIFIHELLVGKPPFRGKGHLKTYTLILRGIESVDMPSRIPKKAQDLIKRLCRQIPAARLGYQKQGIADIKTHTWFNKFEWDKLKNKTMVAPLIQPVRSLTDLSNFDECPSDRDEPQDETSGWDRDF, encoded by the exons atgccATGTTTCTTTCGGTTTAACAGTTCCAAAGGATATGATCTACCCCAGGTGAATTCCCAG CAAAATGGAAAACGTGACAGACCAATTGAAAGAATTAAGTCCTTTCAACCTCCACAAAATGCAATTTCTACACTGGAACAG CCTCAATCAAGTACGAGTCGAGATGACCACAATCGGCATAACCTGACCACAATCATGGTGAATGGCATGAAATCTGAACCGGACGTGGCAACGCCCAAAAGTCCGGAAGATGACAAACCCCCAATGCCCCCATTAGCAGTCTCCCCGCAGATTTCCGCGAAGACAAAGTATCCTGGAAAGAAATCAGCAGCATCAACCAAAAAACCAGCTCCAATGCCATCAAGAGGGAATGAGTTGAAAGTGCCGGAGACCACTGGGACAAGCTTAAATGTGGATGAGAGAAAG GTAAATTATGTGACGGAGAGTGAAAAGAATACCGTCGAGACCAAGAGTGAGACGTCCGGTGGGAGAGACATCCGCACAAACGACCAGGAGGCAATGAGGAAAACTCCTGAGTCAACACTGAGTCAATCTGTGACGTCGGAGATTCCAATGAATGGGGACAGGTCCTCATCCTCCACATATACAGAGACACCGTCTGTTGGGCGGAAGCATTCGATAAAGTCCAATGATGGAATGAAGCCAAAAGCAAGGAAGAGATCTGGCGTGGATGGTGGCAAATTGGAACTGAAAGATGTACAAATTGAAACGTACCCTAAGGATAAGAAGACCCTGGATACCCTCAAGGATGCTGTAATGGCAAATGACTTTCTCAAGAACATTATGGATGCAGAAAGACTAGATTTAATTGTTAATTGCATGATGCCAGGAAGTTCTAAAGCAGCCACTTTCATTATCACGGAAGGTGATATTGGTTTTTACCTCTACATTTCCGACGAAGGATCGTATGAAGTGCTGAGAGATGGGAAGTGGGTGAGTTCCTTTGGACCTGGTGTGGTCTTTGGGGAACTAGCTATACTGTACAAGGCTAAGAGACTAGCATCAATTCGTGCCACATCTGATGTTCAGTACTGGATGCTGGACAGGCAGGTCTTCCAGAAGATAATGATTGAGACGGGCCGAAAGGAGCAGGATGACAATATGCGTTTTCTGAGCTCAGTGTCCATCTTCCGTGACATTTCCAAGCCCATTCTGTACAAGATATCCGACCTCCTACGGCGCGAGTTTTACAAGACAGGCTCATATATCATCAAGCAGGGCGAGAGAGGTGATAAATTCTACATTATACGAGGCGGAACTGTCACGGTGAAGAAGAAAGACAATGAGGGGCGCTCGGTGACGGTGGGTGTTCTCAAGAGGGGTGACTACTTTGGGGAGAAAGCTCTACTTACCGAGGAGAGACGCCTCGCGAGTATCATTGCCAATGATCCGGGTACAGAATGTTTGGCACTGGATAAGGCATCCTTCCTCAGTTTCATCGGTCCTGTGGAAAGCCTTAAGCAGTCATCTCAAGCCACTGAAGCCATAATACCCCCAACCACCGTGGTGAAGTCAG AATTCAGCCATGTGGCATTAGATGAGTTGGAACTGGTGGGAACACTGGGTGTTGGTGGATTTGGGCGTGTGGAGCTGGTTCAGTATCGCAACAGAGAGACTTTTGCCCTCAAGTATCTCAAGAAAATCGATATGgtgcagcagcagcagcaggaGCACGTATACAATGAGAAGAATATTATGGCACAGTGCAATTGTGAGTTCATCATAAAACTCTATGCCACGTTTAAGGACAACAAGTACCTTTACTTCCTAATGGAACCCTGTTTGGGCGGTGATTTGTGGGGCTTGCTGCAGAAGCATAGACGATTTGATGAGAAAATCAGTAGATTCTTCACGGCATGTGTTGTGGCTGCTTTTGAGTACCTCCATACACGCAATATCGTGTATAGGGACTTGAAGCCTGAGAACCTCATGCTGGATGCCAAGGGATATGTCAAGTTGATTGATTTTGGTTTTGCTAAAATAATCGGTCATGCCCAGAAGACGTGGACTTTCGCCGGGACACCTGAATATGTAGCTCCAGAAATTATTCTCAACAAGGGTCATGATAGAGCTGTGGACTACTGGGCTCTTGGTATCTTCATTCATGAGCTGTTGGTGGGAAAACCACCTTTCCGTGGAAAGGGTCACCTCAAAACCTACACATTAATCCTACGCGGAATAGAGTCCGTAGATATGCCCAGTCGTATACCCAAGAAAGCTCAGGACCTCATTAAAAGGCTCTGTCGACAAATTCCAGCTGCAAGATTGGGCTACCAGAAGCAGGGTATTGCAGATATTAAGACCCATACTTGGTTCAACAAGTTCGAATGGGATAAACTTAAGAACAAGACTATGGTGGCACCACTAATTCAACCTGTTCGGAGCCTAACCGACCTCTCCAACTTCGATGAATGCCCTTCAGATCGCGATGAACCCCAAGATGAGACTTCGGGCTGGGACAGAGACTTCTAA
- the LOC129805698 gene encoding cGMP-dependent protein kinase 1 isoform X1: protein MPCFFRFNSSKGYDLPQVNSQQQNGKRDRPIERIKSFQPPQNAISTLEQPQSSTSRDDHNRHNLTTIMVNGMKSEPDVATPKSPEDDKPPMPPLAVSPQISAKTKYPGKKSAASTKKPAPMPSRGNELKVPETTGTSLNVDERKVNYVTESEKNTVETKSETSGGRDIRTNDQEAMRKTPESTLSQSVTSEIPMNGDRSSSSTYTETPSVGRKHSIKSNDGMKPKARKRSGVDGGKLELKDVQIETYPKDKKTLDTLKDAVMANDFLKNIMDAERLDLIVNCMMPGSSKAATFIITEGDIGFYLYISDEGSYEVLRDGKWVSSFGPGVVFGELAILYKAKRLASIRATSDVQYWMLDRQVFQKIMIETGRKEQDDNMRFLSSVSIFRDISKPILYKISDLLRREFYKTGSYIIKQGERGDKFYIIRGGTVTVKKKDNEGRSVTVGVLKRGDYFGEKALLTEERRLASIIANDPGTECLALDKASFLSFIGPVESLKQSSQATEAIIPPTTVVKSEFSHVALDELELVGTLGVGGFGRVELVQYRNRETFALKYLKKIDMVQQQQQEHVYNEKNIMAQCNCEFIIKLYATFKDNKYLYFLMEPCLGGDLWGLLQKHRRFDEKISRFFTACVVAAFEYLHTRNIVYRDLKPENLMLDAKGYVKLIDFGFAKIIGHAQKTWTFAGTPEYVAPEIILNKGHDRAVDYWALGIFIHELLVGKPPFRGKGHLKTYTLILRGIESVDMPSRIPKKAQDLIKRLCRQIPAARLGYQKQGIADIKTHTWFNKFEWDKLKNKTMVAPLIQPVRSLTDLSNFDECPSDRDEPQDETSGWDRDF, encoded by the exons atgccATGTTTCTTTCGGTTTAACAGTTCCAAAGGATATGATCTACCCCAGGTGAATTCCCAG cAGCAAAATGGAAAACGTGACAGACCAATTGAAAGAATTAAGTCCTTTCAACCTCCACAAAATGCAATTTCTACACTGGAACAG CCTCAATCAAGTACGAGTCGAGATGACCACAATCGGCATAACCTGACCACAATCATGGTGAATGGCATGAAATCTGAACCGGACGTGGCAACGCCCAAAAGTCCGGAAGATGACAAACCCCCAATGCCCCCATTAGCAGTCTCCCCGCAGATTTCCGCGAAGACAAAGTATCCTGGAAAGAAATCAGCAGCATCAACCAAAAAACCAGCTCCAATGCCATCAAGAGGGAATGAGTTGAAAGTGCCGGAGACCACTGGGACAAGCTTAAATGTGGATGAGAGAAAG GTAAATTATGTGACGGAGAGTGAAAAGAATACCGTCGAGACCAAGAGTGAGACGTCCGGTGGGAGAGACATCCGCACAAACGACCAGGAGGCAATGAGGAAAACTCCTGAGTCAACACTGAGTCAATCTGTGACGTCGGAGATTCCAATGAATGGGGACAGGTCCTCATCCTCCACATATACAGAGACACCGTCTGTTGGGCGGAAGCATTCGATAAAGTCCAATGATGGAATGAAGCCAAAAGCAAGGAAGAGATCTGGCGTGGATGGTGGCAAATTGGAACTGAAAGATGTACAAATTGAAACGTACCCTAAGGATAAGAAGACCCTGGATACCCTCAAGGATGCTGTAATGGCAAATGACTTTCTCAAGAACATTATGGATGCAGAAAGACTAGATTTAATTGTTAATTGCATGATGCCAGGAAGTTCTAAAGCAGCCACTTTCATTATCACGGAAGGTGATATTGGTTTTTACCTCTACATTTCCGACGAAGGATCGTATGAAGTGCTGAGAGATGGGAAGTGGGTGAGTTCCTTTGGACCTGGTGTGGTCTTTGGGGAACTAGCTATACTGTACAAGGCTAAGAGACTAGCATCAATTCGTGCCACATCTGATGTTCAGTACTGGATGCTGGACAGGCAGGTCTTCCAGAAGATAATGATTGAGACGGGCCGAAAGGAGCAGGATGACAATATGCGTTTTCTGAGCTCAGTGTCCATCTTCCGTGACATTTCCAAGCCCATTCTGTACAAGATATCCGACCTCCTACGGCGCGAGTTTTACAAGACAGGCTCATATATCATCAAGCAGGGCGAGAGAGGTGATAAATTCTACATTATACGAGGCGGAACTGTCACGGTGAAGAAGAAAGACAATGAGGGGCGCTCGGTGACGGTGGGTGTTCTCAAGAGGGGTGACTACTTTGGGGAGAAAGCTCTACTTACCGAGGAGAGACGCCTCGCGAGTATCATTGCCAATGATCCGGGTACAGAATGTTTGGCACTGGATAAGGCATCCTTCCTCAGTTTCATCGGTCCTGTGGAAAGCCTTAAGCAGTCATCTCAAGCCACTGAAGCCATAATACCCCCAACCACCGTGGTGAAGTCAG AATTCAGCCATGTGGCATTAGATGAGTTGGAACTGGTGGGAACACTGGGTGTTGGTGGATTTGGGCGTGTGGAGCTGGTTCAGTATCGCAACAGAGAGACTTTTGCCCTCAAGTATCTCAAGAAAATCGATATGgtgcagcagcagcagcaggaGCACGTATACAATGAGAAGAATATTATGGCACAGTGCAATTGTGAGTTCATCATAAAACTCTATGCCACGTTTAAGGACAACAAGTACCTTTACTTCCTAATGGAACCCTGTTTGGGCGGTGATTTGTGGGGCTTGCTGCAGAAGCATAGACGATTTGATGAGAAAATCAGTAGATTCTTCACGGCATGTGTTGTGGCTGCTTTTGAGTACCTCCATACACGCAATATCGTGTATAGGGACTTGAAGCCTGAGAACCTCATGCTGGATGCCAAGGGATATGTCAAGTTGATTGATTTTGGTTTTGCTAAAATAATCGGTCATGCCCAGAAGACGTGGACTTTCGCCGGGACACCTGAATATGTAGCTCCAGAAATTATTCTCAACAAGGGTCATGATAGAGCTGTGGACTACTGGGCTCTTGGTATCTTCATTCATGAGCTGTTGGTGGGAAAACCACCTTTCCGTGGAAAGGGTCACCTCAAAACCTACACATTAATCCTACGCGGAATAGAGTCCGTAGATATGCCCAGTCGTATACCCAAGAAAGCTCAGGACCTCATTAAAAGGCTCTGTCGACAAATTCCAGCTGCAAGATTGGGCTACCAGAAGCAGGGTATTGCAGATATTAAGACCCATACTTGGTTCAACAAGTTCGAATGGGATAAACTTAAGAACAAGACTATGGTGGCACCACTAATTCAACCTGTTCGGAGCCTAACCGACCTCTCCAACTTCGATGAATGCCCTTCAGATCGCGATGAACCCCAAGATGAGACTTCGGGCTGGGACAGAGACTTCTAA